From the Kribbella sp. CA-293567 genome, the window CGTGCTCGGCGGCGGCGTCGATCAGGTCGAGCAGGTCGTCGATCGCGCGCTCGCGGATGATCGCCCGGTTCGGCTGGATCCAGGGCCAGACCGGGAACACCCGGACGTGGTCGAGGCCGAGCCCGGCCAGGTCGGCCAGATCCCGGCGGACCGCCGCCGGGTCGTAGTCGAGCCAGCTGTAGAACCACCCGGACGACGGGACGTAGTTCGCGCCGAACCGTGGCGTGGCGGGATCCGAGAGCATGGATCAGATGCTAAATCGGTTTAGCATAAATCGCCAGTCAGCTGCCGGGCCGGTGGTCGGGGCCGGCTCGATCGCGGCGAGCGCCGCCGCGTCGGCTGAGCGGCGCTGCACCGCGGGAAGTCCGCGGGAGCGGGTCAGTGGCTGGGGGGAGCGGTCGACTCGCGGACGGTCAGCACCGGGTCGGCGGTGCGGAGGTTGACGAGCTTGGTGGGGTCGGCGATCAGGTCGAGCAGGACCTCGGCGGCCTGGCGGCCGAAGTCGAAGGTGTCGCGGGACAGCGCGGTCAGGGCCGGGTGCATCAACTGGGTCAGGATCGAGTCGTCGAAGGCGACGATCGACAGGTCGCCGGGGACGGAGACGCCCATCTCCATCGCGACGCCGAGGCCGGCCACCGCCATCACGTCGGAGTCGTAGACGATCGCGGTGGGTCGGTTCGGCTGGGAGAGCAGTTTGCGGGTGGTGGCGGCACCCTCCGCGTCGCTGAAGTCGGTGGTGAGCGACGGCGCGTCGATCAGGCCCAGCCGGGGAGCGGCGTCGCGGACGGCGCGGATCCGGCGCTGGGTGTGCTGGAAGTTCGGCGTACCGGCGACGTGGGCGATCCGGCGGTGACCGAGTGCGGCCAGGTAGTCGACGATCGCGAGCATCGCGTCCCGGTCGTCGGCCCAGACCGAGGCCAGCGCGCCCTTGCCGCCGCGGCCACCGATCACCACGGCGGGCAGTTCGAGCGCCCGGAGCGCATCGATCCGCGGGTCCCTGACGGTCAGGTCGACCAGGATCACGCCGTCCACCCGGTGCTCCGACGTCCAGCGCCGGTACACCTCGATCTCGGCCTCGGTGTCCTCGACGATCAGCAGTTGCAGCGAGATCGATCGCGCGGACAGGCCGGACTGCAGCCCGGAGACCAGGTGCGCGAAGAACGGCTCGACCCCCAGCGTGCGGGCCGGCCGGGCGATCACCAGTCCGACGGAGTCCACCCGCGAGGCGCCCAGCGCGCGGGCGGCGCTGTGCGGGCGCCAGCTCATCTGCTCGGCGATCTGCAGGATCCTGGCCCGGGTCGCGTCGCTGACGCCCGGCCGCCCGTTCAGCGCGAACGACACCGCGCCCTTGGAGACGCCCGCCTTGTCGGCGATGTCCGCAATGGTCGGTCGTGCCATCGGAGCCCCTCCTTCGCGTCGATGTCCCCCTTGACAGCGGATTCTACGATGTGGATAGTGCAGGAGCTATACCGGTTTATCACCTCAGGAGATCTTCATGCGTAGTCGTCGTCTTACCGCAGTGGCAGGAGTCGCCGTCGCGGCCCTCACTCTGGCTGGTTGTGGCCTCGGTTCGTCCGACGACACGTCGTCGGACAGCAAGCCGACGGTCGACGCGAACGCGGCGGTGACGGGCGAGGTCAGCTTCCAGACCTGGGCGCTCAAGCCTAAGTTCACGTCGTACGTGGAAGGGGTGGTCAAAGCCTTCGAGGCGAAGTACCCCGGCACCAAGGTGACCTGGCTGGACCAGCCCGGTGACGGCTACGACAAGAAGGTGCTGAGCCAGGCCTCGGCCGGCCAACTGCCCGATGTCGTCAACCTGCCGCCGGACTTCGCACTGCCGCTGGCCAAGCAGTCGATGCTGCTCGACGTCGGCGCGGCCGACCCGAAGATCGCCGAGGAGTACGTCGAGGGCGGCGTCGCGGCGTACAGGTACCAGGGGCAGGACGGCACCTTCGGCTACCCGTGGTACCTGAACACCGACATCGACTACTGGAACGCGACCAAGTTCGCCGCGGTCGGCCTGGACGTGAAGAACCCGCCGAAGACCTTCGACGAACTGCTCGCCGCCGCCAAGGTGATGCACGACAAGTCGGGCGGCAAGGAGTACATGATGAGCCGCCTGCCCGGGATCGGTGACCTCACCAACGCCGGCGTCAAGGTGCTGGCCGACGACGGCAAGTCCTTCACCTTCAACACCCCCGAGGCCGCCGCGCTGCTGGACAAGTACGCCGCCGCCTACAAGGCCGGCTACCTGCCGCGCGACATCCTGACCCAGGAGTACCTGGGCAACTCCAAGCTCTTCACCCAGAACAAGGTCGCCTGGACCACCGGTGGCGGCAACGCGATCCAGGACTTCACCAAGGACAACCCTTCGCTGAAAGGCAAGATCGTCCCGTCGCCCGCCCTCGACACCCCGGCGCTGTACGTCCAGGGCCTGTCCGTCTCGGCCAAGACCAAGAACCAGGCCGCCGCGATCGCGCTGGCGCGGTTCGTCACCAACGCCGAGAACCAGGCCGCGTTCGCCAAGATCGTCAACATCTTCCCGTCCACCAAGGCCTCGGCCAACGACCCGTTCTTCTCCAAGAGCGACGGGACGCCGGAGTCCGACGCCAAGGTGCTCGCGTTCGAGTCGCTGGCCAAGGCCAAGGTGCTGCAGCCGCCGGTGATCAGCGGCGCGACCAACGACTTCATCAACCAGCAGATCTCACTCGCGATCGCCGGCAAGGTGACGTCGAAGCAGGCCCTCGACGCCGCGGTGGCCAAGGCCAACCAGCTGCTCGCGTCCTGACCGATGCGCTACCACCGCTGGTTCACGCCCTGGGTGCTGGTGATCCCGGCCCTCACCTGGTTGCTGGTGTTCAACCTCTGGCCGTCGATCAACACCGTCATCCTGTCGTTCACCAACGCCAAACCGATCGGCGGCGGCACCTTCGTCGGACTGAAGAACTTCGAGGCCCTGCTGCACGACGAGCAGCTGCGCTGGGCGCTGCTCAACAGCGTCATCTACATGGTGGTCTGCCTGCCGTTCCTGACCATCCTGCCGCTGCTGCTCGCCCTGCTGGTGGAGAAGAAGCTGCCCGGGATCACCTTCTTCCGGACCGCCTTCTACACCCCCGTGGTCGCGTCGGCCGTGGTGGTGGCGCTGATCTGGCAGTGGATCCTGGAC encodes:
- a CDS encoding ABC transporter substrate-binding protein, with product MRSRRLTAVAGVAVAALTLAGCGLGSSDDTSSDSKPTVDANAAVTGEVSFQTWALKPKFTSYVEGVVKAFEAKYPGTKVTWLDQPGDGYDKKVLSQASAGQLPDVVNLPPDFALPLAKQSMLLDVGAADPKIAEEYVEGGVAAYRYQGQDGTFGYPWYLNTDIDYWNATKFAAVGLDVKNPPKTFDELLAAAKVMHDKSGGKEYMMSRLPGIGDLTNAGVKVLADDGKSFTFNTPEAAALLDKYAAAYKAGYLPRDILTQEYLGNSKLFTQNKVAWTTGGGNAIQDFTKDNPSLKGKIVPSPALDTPALYVQGLSVSAKTKNQAAAIALARFVTNAENQAAFAKIVNIFPSTKASANDPFFSKSDGTPESDAKVLAFESLAKAKVLQPPVISGATNDFINQQISLAIAGKVTSKQALDAAVAKANQLLAS
- a CDS encoding LacI family DNA-binding transcriptional regulator, with protein sequence MARPTIADIADKAGVSKGAVSFALNGRPGVSDATRARILQIAEQMSWRPHSAARALGASRVDSVGLVIARPARTLGVEPFFAHLVSGLQSGLSARSISLQLLIVEDTEAEIEVYRRWTSEHRVDGVILVDLTVRDPRIDALRALELPAVVIGGRGGKGALASVWADDRDAMLAIVDYLAALGHRRIAHVAGTPNFQHTQRRIRAVRDAAPRLGLIDAPSLTTDFSDAEGAATTRKLLSQPNRPTAIVYDSDVMAVAGLGVAMEMGVSVPGDLSIVAFDDSILTQLMHPALTALSRDTFDFGRQAAEVLLDLIADPTKLVNLRTADPVLTVRESTAPPSH